In Blastococcus saxobsidens DD2, the genomic stretch TCGACCGGATCGTCACCGACATCCCGGCGCCCACCGGCGTCGCCGAGGGGCCCGCCCGGGCGATGATCTTCGACTCCGTCTACGACATCTACCGCGGCGTCATCACCTACGTCCGGGTCGTCGACGGCCGGATCTCCGCCCGCGAGCGGATCAAGATGATGTCCACCGGCGCCACCCACGAGCTGCTCGAGATCGGCGTCATCTCACCCGAGCCCAAGCCCGTGGGCTCCCTCGGCGTCGGCGAGGTCGGCTACTTCATCACCGGGGTGAAGGACGTCCGCCAGTCCCGCGTCGGCGACACCGTCACGCTCCAGCACAAGCCGGCCACCGAGTCCATCGGCGGCTACCGCGATCCCAGGCCGATGGTCTACTCCGGCCTCTATCCCATCGACGGCAGCGAGTACCCGCTGCTGCGCGAGGCCTTGGACAAGCTGCTGCTCAACGACGCCGCGCTGGTCTACGAGCCGGAGACCTCGGCCGCGCTCGGCTTCGGCTTCCGGGTCGGCTTCCTGGGCCTGCTGCACCTGGAGATCGTCCGTGAGCGGCTCGAGCGCGAGGCCGGGATCAGCCTGATCTCGACCGCGCCCAACGTCGTCTACCGCGTGATCATGGAGGACGGCACCGAGCACACGGTGACCAACCCCAGCGACTGGCCCGAGGGCAAGATCGACAAGGTCCACGAGCCGATCGTCAACGCCACGATCATCGCCCCGAGCGACTACACCGGCGCGATCATGGAGCTCTGCCAGAGCCGCCGCGGTCAGCTCGGGGGGATGGACTACCTCTCCGAGTCCCGGGTCGAACTGCGCTACACCCTGCCGCTCGGCGAGATCATCTTCGACTTCTTCGACGCGCTGAAGTCGCGCACCCGCGGCTACGCCAGCCTCGATTACCAGGAGGCCGGCGAGCAGGAATCCGCGCTGGTCAAGGTGGACATCCTGCTGCAGGGCGAGGCGGTCGACGCGTTCAGCGCGATCGTGCACAAGGACAAGGCCTACAGCTACGGCGTGATGATGGCCGGCAAGCTCCGGGAGCTCATCCCGCGCCAGCAGTTCGAGGTGCCCATCCAGGCCGCCGTCGGCTCCCGGGTCATCGCCCGCGAGACCGTCCGCGCCATCCGCAAGGACGTCCTCGCCAAGTGCTACGGCGGTGACATCACCCGCAAGCGGAAGCTGCTGGAGAAGCAGAAGGAGGGCAAGAAGCGGATGAAGATGGTCGGCCGCGTCGAGGTCCCCCAGGAGGCGTTCGTCGCGGCGCTCTCCACCAACGAGTCCACCGCCTCGGCCAAGCCCAAGTGACGGGGCGGGTCGACGCCGTCTGCGTGTCGGGGGCCGACCTCCTCCCGCTGCCCGGCCGCCGGCCCGACCGCAGCGGCATCTCCAAGCGGCCGGTGGCCGGCCGGATCGCCGTCGGCACGCTGGGCCTGGACGGTGACGTCCAGGTCAACCGCAAGTACCACGGCGGCGAGGGGCAGGCGGTGTACGCCTACGCCCAGGAGGACGCCGACCTCTGGATCGCCGAGCTGGGCCGCGAGCTCCCGCCGGGGATGTTCGGCGAGAACCTGCGGACGACGGAGCTGGACCTCACCGGTGCGCTGCTCGGCGAGCGGTGGCGCGTCGGGACGACGCTGCTCGAGGTGACCGCCCCACGGATCCCGTGCGCGACCCTCGCCCGCTTCTGGGACGAGCCGCAGCTGGTCAAGCGGTTCACCGCGCGGGGCGCGAGCGGGGCGTACCTGCGGGTGCTGGAGACCGGGGAGGTCGCCGCCGACGACGAGGTGACGGTCGTGGCGCGGCCCGACCACGAGGTCACGATCGGGCTGGCGTTCCGGGCGTTCACGACGCAGAAGTACCGGATCACCGAGCTGGAACCGGCGCTGCCCCACCTGCCAGACAAGGACCGCGCGAAGGTGGCGGGGAAGATCGCCAGGCGGATCGCTCCCATCCTCTAGGGCTCCGGCGCGCTAGTGTCCGCCGGACGGCCGGGGAACCCAGCCGGGACGTGGAGGTCGCCATGCTGTTGCGCCGATCGGGCCTGCCCGTTCTCGTGATCGCACTGTTCACCGGCCCGGTCCTGGCCGGCTGTGGCGCCGACGAGCCGGAGGAGTCGGCCGCACAGCTGCTCGAACGCGCCAAGGCGACCCTGGACGAGGCCGAGAGCGCGCACTTCGTCCTGGACAGCGAGGGCGCCCCGTCCAGCGGCACCCTGCTGGTCGGCGGCGAGGGCGACATCGCCCGGCCGGCGTCCTTCGACGGCACGCTGGAGGTGCAGGCGCTGGGATCCACGCTGGACCTCGAGGTGGTGTCGGTCGACGACACGGTCTACGCCCAGCTGCCGTTCACCAGCGGGTTCAGCGTCATCGACCCGGCCCAGTTCGGCTTCGGCGACCCCGGCGACCTGCTGGACCCGGAGACCGGCATCTCGCAGCTGCTCGCCGAGGCGACCTCCGCCGAACTCGGTGAGGAGAGCCGGGTCGACGGCGAGGTGGTGCGCGAGGTCACCGCCGAACTGCCCGGTGAGCTCGTCGAGGAGATCCTGAGTACCCAGAGCCTGTCCGAGCCCGTGCAGGCGCGGTTCTCCGTCGCCGCTGACAGTGGGGAGCTGCGCCGGGCGGAGCTGACCGGGCCGTTCTTCACCGCCGACGCGGACGCCACGTACACCCTCGAGCTCAGCGACTTCGGGGCCGATGTCGAGATCAGCGCACCGCCCACCGGCTGACCGGCCGCCCGCCGTCCGGGAGGTCCCCGGGCTGGCGGCGATCGCGCTGGCCACCCTCGCCGTGCTGGTCACGGCGGCCGACACCTATGTCGTCGTCCTCGCGCTGCCCGACATCCTCGCCGGCGTCGGGGTCGGTCTGGACGAGCTGCAGAAGGCGACGCCGATCGTCGGCGGCTTCCTGCTCGGCTACACCGCCACGCTGCCGCTCCTGGGCCGGCTGGCCGACCTGCGCGGGCGGACGCCGGTGCTCATCGGTTGCCTCCTGCTGTTCGCGCTCGGGTCGCTGCTGACCGCCGCGGCGGAGTCGCTGGGGCTCGCAGTGGCCGGACGGGGGCTGCAGGGCATCGGTGCCGGCGGGCTGGTCCCGGCCACGCTCGCGCTGGTCGCCGACCGCTGGCCGCCCGAGCGCCGGTCGCTGCCCCTCGGCGTGGTCGGGGCCGTCCAGGAGGCGGGCGCCGTGCTGGGCCCTCTGGCGGGGGCGGCGGTGCTGGCCCTGGCGGACTGGCGGGCCATCTTCTGGCTGAACCTGCTGCTCGGGCTGGGGCTCGCGGCCGGGGTGGTCGTCACCGGGCGGGTGCGGCGGCCGGACCCGGTGGGGCTGGTGCTGGCCGTCGCCGCCGCGGCCGCGCTGGGGCTGCTGCTCGCCGAGCCCGCCGCGCTGGCCGAGGACATCACCTTCGGCCTGCTGTACGTGCCGCTCGTGGCGGGGCAGGCGTGGACGGCGCCCCTGCTGCTGGCCACCGTGCTGGCTGCCGTGGCTCTGGTCGCGTGCAGCCTGCTCCGGCCGGCCGGGGCCGTGCTGCCGCTGCGGGGGCTCGGGCGGCTGGCCCGGGAGGTCGACGTCGTCGGCTCGGCGCTGGTCGTGCTGTCGCTGGGCGCGCTGGTCTGGGCGTTCGCCGCCGCCGACACCTCCCGGGAGGTGGTCGCGCACGGCTGGGTGCTGCTGCCGCTGGCCGGCGTCGCCGCGGTGCTGTTCGTGCTGCACGAGCGGCGGACGCCGAACCCGGTGCTGCCGCTGGCCGCGCTCCGGCCGGTGGGTGCGTGGGGGGCACTGCTGGTCAACCTGCTGGTGGGTGCCGCGCTCGTCGCCGCGCTGGTCGACGTCCCGCTCTTCGCCCGTGCCACCACCACGCCGGGTGACCAGTTGGGCGCGGCGCTGGTGCTGCTCCGGCTGCTGGTCGCCGTTCCGGTGGGCGCCGTGGCCGGCGGGTGGTTGTGCCGGGTGGTCGCGCCACGGGTGGTGGCCGGGGCCGGCATGGCGCTGACCGCGGTCGCCTTCGTCGCCATGACCGGCTGGGACGAGCGGTCGCTGGACGGTGCGTGGTCGACGGTCGTGCTGCTCGCCGCGGGCCTGGGCTTCGGCCTGGCCATCGCGCCGGTGAACGCCGTGCTGCTCGCCGTCACCCGGGCCGAGGTGCACGGCAGCGCCGGCGCGCTCGCCGTCGTCGCCCGGACCGTCGGCATGCTCGCGGGCCTGTCGCTGCTCACCGCCGTGGCGCTGCGCCGGTTCACCGCCGAGATCGCCGCGATCGGTACGCCGATGGAGGTGTGCCCGACGAGCCCCGCCGACTGTCCCGCCTACGACGCCGCGACCGAGACGGCGCTGCTGACCCAGCTGCACACGGTCTTCGCCGGGGCGGCGATCGCGGCAGGTCTGGCGGCGGTCGCCGCCCTGGTGCTGCTGCGCGGGGGGACAGTCAGGGGTTCAGCGCGATCCTGAGGTCGGTGCGTAGTGCACCGGCGTCGACCCCCCGGTCGTGCAGCACCTTCATCGCCAGACCCTCGCCCTCCCGAATCAGGCCCAGCGCTATGTGCCCGTCGGTGATGGTCTTGGTCCGCATCGCGATGGTCTCCCGGAGCGACAGCTCCAGCACCTTCTTCGCGCGGGGGCTGAACGGGATGTGTTCAGGGCTTGCCCTTCCGCTGCCGGGTGGCCGGTCCAGCGCGCCTGGCCCGAAGGTGGCTTCGACCGAGCTGCGGACGGCGTCCAGGTCGATGCCCACGGCTTCCAGCGCCCCGGCATCCAGCTCCGGCCCGCCGACGTGGGCGGCGACCGCCTCGATCACGGCGTCATGGGTCAGTCCGTGCCGGACGAGCACGGCGGCGCTGCGGGTGTCCTGGGCCAGCAGGGCCAGCAGCAGGTGCTCGGTGCCGATCGAGCGGTGGTGCAGCTGCCGGGCCTCCCGCTGCGCCCCGACGACGACCGCCCGGGCCTCGGGAGTGAAGCGTTCGAAAATGGTCAGTCCCCCCGACGGAGCGGCCCGCGGCCGCTCGCGTACTTCTTGTGCACGGCCTGCCGGCTGACGCCGAGCAGTTGGGCGATCTGCTCCCAGGTCCAGCCCTGGTCGCGGGCGTTCCGCACCTGCAGGGCCTCCAGGCGCTCGACGAGCACCCGCAGCGACCGGACGGCCTTCAGCCCGACCGTGGGGTCCTTGCTGCCGGCGGCGCCGGCCACCTGCGCTGTATCGGACATGGCTGTCAACTTAGGTTGCTCCTGATTCCCTGTCAACGCTGATTGACAGCGTGGGCGACGGAGCGCCGTGCCAGACTGAGGGAGAGCCGCGACCACGGCTCCCGGACGAGCGGTGCCGTACCCGGTGTGCGACAAGACGGCGCCAGAGGAGCCCGCGATGTCGTGGTTGGTGCTGGTCGTGTCAGGGGTGCTCGAGGCGGTGTGGGCGGCGGCCCTGGACCGGTCGGAAGGGTTCAGCCGGCTCCGGCCGACGGTGCTCTTCGTCGTCGCCCTGGCCGCGAGCATGGCCGGGCTCGCCTACGCCATGCGCGAGCTACCCCTGGGCACGGCCTACGCGGTGTGGGTCGGCATCGGTGCGGTGCTCACCGTCGTCTACGCGATGGTCACCGGTGCGGAGTCGGTATCGGTGGTGAAGATCCTGCTGCTCGCCGGGATCGTCGGGTGCGTCGTCGGGCTGAAAGTTCTGCACTGACCCTCGCGCTGAGTGAGCAGTCGCGGCAGGCGGCCGCGCCGAGGCCGCATGTGTCGGCGGCCGCAACTGCCCACCCATCCGCGCGGCGGTCTCAGAGGGTGAAGACGATCTTCC encodes the following:
- the lepA gene encoding translation elongation factor 4, whose protein sequence is MTTPAATDPARIRNFCIIAHIDHGKSTLADRMLEVTGIVEGRNMRAQYLDRMDIERERGITIKAQNVRLPWTPRSGADTSTEFVLDMIDTPGHVDFTYEVSRSLAACEGAVLLVDAAQGIEAQTLANLYLALENDLTIIPVLNKIDLPAAQPEKYAAEIAHIIGCDPDEVMRVSGKTGVGVPELLDRIVTDIPAPTGVAEGPARAMIFDSVYDIYRGVITYVRVVDGRISARERIKMMSTGATHELLEIGVISPEPKPVGSLGVGEVGYFITGVKDVRQSRVGDTVTLQHKPATESIGGYRDPRPMVYSGLYPIDGSEYPLLREALDKLLLNDAALVYEPETSAALGFGFRVGFLGLLHLEIVRERLEREAGISLISTAPNVVYRVIMEDGTEHTVTNPSDWPEGKIDKVHEPIVNATIIAPSDYTGAIMELCQSRRGQLGGMDYLSESRVELRYTLPLGEIIFDFFDALKSRTRGYASLDYQEAGEQESALVKVDILLQGEAVDAFSAIVHKDKAYSYGVMMAGKLRELIPRQQFEVPIQAAVGSRVIARETVRAIRKDVLAKCYGGDITRKRKLLEKQKEGKKRMKMVGRVEVPQEAFVAALSTNESTASAKPK
- a CDS encoding MOSC domain-containing protein translates to MTGRVDAVCVSGADLLPLPGRRPDRSGISKRPVAGRIAVGTLGLDGDVQVNRKYHGGEGQAVYAYAQEDADLWIAELGRELPPGMFGENLRTTELDLTGALLGERWRVGTTLLEVTAPRIPCATLARFWDEPQLVKRFTARGASGAYLRVLETGEVAADDEVTVVARPDHEVTIGLAFRAFTTQKYRITELEPALPHLPDKDRAKVAGKIARRIAPIL
- a CDS encoding LppX_LprAFG lipoprotein translates to MLLRRSGLPVLVIALFTGPVLAGCGADEPEESAAQLLERAKATLDEAESAHFVLDSEGAPSSGTLLVGGEGDIARPASFDGTLEVQALGSTLDLEVVSVDDTVYAQLPFTSGFSVIDPAQFGFGDPGDLLDPETGISQLLAEATSAELGEESRVDGEVVREVTAELPGELVEEILSTQSLSEPVQARFSVAADSGELRRAELTGPFFTADADATYTLELSDFGADVEISAPPTG
- a CDS encoding MFS transporter — its product is MSRSAHRPPADRPPAVREVPGLAAIALATLAVLVTAADTYVVVLALPDILAGVGVGLDELQKATPIVGGFLLGYTATLPLLGRLADLRGRTPVLIGCLLLFALGSLLTAAAESLGLAVAGRGLQGIGAGGLVPATLALVADRWPPERRSLPLGVVGAVQEAGAVLGPLAGAAVLALADWRAIFWLNLLLGLGLAAGVVVTGRVRRPDPVGLVLAVAAAAALGLLLAEPAALAEDITFGLLYVPLVAGQAWTAPLLLATVLAAVALVACSLLRPAGAVLPLRGLGRLAREVDVVGSALVVLSLGALVWAFAAADTSREVVAHGWVLLPLAGVAAVLFVLHERRTPNPVLPLAALRPVGAWGALLVNLLVGAALVAALVDVPLFARATTTPGDQLGAALVLLRLLVAVPVGAVAGGWLCRVVAPRVVAGAGMALTAVAFVAMTGWDERSLDGAWSTVVLLAAGLGFGLAIAPVNAVLLAVTRAEVHGSAGALAVVARTVGMLAGLSLLTAVALRRFTAEIAAIGTPMEVCPTSPADCPAYDAATETALLTQLHTVFAGAAIAAGLAAVAALVLLRGGTVRGSARS
- a CDS encoding Clp protease N-terminal domain-containing protein; translation: MDLGADRPTARRQPAGRAQEVRERPRAAPSGGLTIFERFTPEARAVVVGAQREARQLHHRSIGTEHLLLALLAQDTRSAAVLVRHGLTHDAVIEAVAAHVGGPELDAGALEAVGIDLDAVRSSVEATFGPGALDRPPGSGRASPEHIPFSPRAKKVLELSLRETIAMRTKTITDGHIALGLIREGEGLAMKVLHDRGVDAGALRTDLRIALNP
- a CDS encoding helix-turn-helix domain-containing protein; this encodes MSDTAQVAGAAGSKDPTVGLKAVRSLRVLVERLEALQVRNARDQGWTWEQIAQLLGVSRQAVHKKYASGRGPLRRGD
- a CDS encoding DMT family transporter, with the translated sequence MSWLVLVVSGVLEAVWAAALDRSEGFSRLRPTVLFVVALAASMAGLAYAMRELPLGTAYAVWVGIGAVLTVVYAMVTGAESVSVVKILLLAGIVGCVVGLKVLH